The genomic stretch gttTTAACTGGGGAGAAAGTTTATATTGATTTCAATGGATGGAACAAGCTAATTTCATTTGCAATTGCCTTTGGTGTGGCCCCAAAAGTGGCCTGTTTCGGCCATCCCTTTGGTGTCCCACGACCCAGAGTCATTTATCATCCAAGAGGGTTTCTTACAtctgggagagagagagagagagagagatgctaaatGTAAACATCATTTGACGTTCTCGACATTTGCAGCAGAGACATTTTCAGGTGTGGCTGGTGGAGAGACGTCGGGAAGTGGAGATGGAAGCAGAGTCAGGGCAAGAACGCCGCTTGCAGCCGCTGCGATCGCTCCGACCACGAACGCCGGCAAGTTGCCTCCTCCAAGTAGTTCATCGAATGGTCCGCTCGTCACTGATATCACCATCTGTCGAACAAGTCAAAAGGAAATCAAGCAATCCCATCATTCCTAGTAGTAACTCAAGTGCTCTCAGTCTGTGAATTCAAACATAGCGAGTTCAAAACGAAGTAGGGTTTCCGTGGAAATTATTGAATTTCGAGTTCTTCACAAGGATGGTGTCCACTGTCCACCACATGAAGTTGGGTTCTTCCAACTAGCGATACTAGGAAACTTCAGACCATACCTGTGGCATCACAATGGCGAGATTTAGCACCCCCAAAGATAGCCCTGAAATTGGTCATCATAATGTCAACTTCCCTATCAGATTCAAACCATGCATGACTTAGTACTATGCAAAAGTTAATCGGATGACGGCACACGCTTCTGTACCTTGACCTGTGCCGGAAGTATTGGAGAATATAGATGCCAGAGCAAAAGGAACGCTGCAAGTGACCTGCAATTTCAAAACCGCCACGACTCCTTGATTAGGCTCGATCGAACTGTGCCATCGTCGATATTTGGGCTATCGAGCTAGAAAGCCTAGACTGGCTTGAAGAATTGTGCATGATATTTGCGCGAGTTCGGGCAACAAGTTAGACCCGACCCGGTTTGATCCGGCTGTGCGTGGTCATTTTTCGTGCTCAGAGTTTGAGTGCGGAATCCCATGAAATGTCTAGGTTCTAGCTTTTGAAGGGTTACATATTCTGTAGAGTCATCGTCTATCTAATGGTACTTACACTATCCTCTTATTCTTTTCTGGCACTCGCTCAAAATTTTAGCTACCAATGACGGCGCACGCTATGATTATTTCTTGTCCAATTGATCCACTTGTTATAAAATGCAAGACAAGAGTTAAGAAGATGAAACAACTTACAGCGAGCGGAATGCCCATCACTGCGAAAAGCACCAATGCAGCGACCTTCACCCTGACGGCCGGAGGCAAGGCTTCGCTAATCGAGCTGCCACCGCTGCCACCTCCGGGCATGTCGGGCGAGAACCTCCGCTGCCTCTCAGCCAGCTTGGCCACCAAAATGGTCAAGCACAAGCACACGGCCAACAGGAAATTCACCAGCCCCCAGAGCCTCTTCACGCCGCCAGTCCCGCGAGCCAAGTGCTCGATGGCCAGCGACGTCAACCCCGCAACGACGGAGTTGAGCATCAACCCCAGCGCGCCAGCCCTCACCCCCATCCCGTACAACTGCCCCTCGTTGACCGTCCCTCCATAGATTTCCCGTCCCATCCAATCCGTGTCGAACAGCAGGAAAGGAAACCATGCGACCCAGTTGAGGCACGTCACGATGAGCAGGGTCCACATTGGCCTCTTCATGCTACGCAGTGCCCCGAATATCTCCTTTAGGAACGGCCCGCGACGCCGCTCACTGCCTGCCGGCTCGCTGGCCGGGTCGGCGCGGAGCTCCGACAAGGGGGGATCGTGGACGGTGGAGAGGGCGAGGGCGGTGAGGGAAACGAGGAGGGCGATGGAGATGAGGAAGCAAGTCTTGAGGTTGGCGCAGTAAACTTCGCAGGCGGCGGTCTTGGTGAAGgggaggaggtggtggaggtTGGGGTAGGAGCCGGCGGCGTAGCCGAGGATGTTGCCTACCGCCATGAAGAAGGAGAACAAGGCGTTCGCCGCCCGGGTCTTCTTCTGGCTGCCCGCCGAGAGGTCGGCCAAGAGCGCTCGGCATGGTCCCTGTCGATCAGTTAACGCCATTAGCGTATATTTAAAAATGGTCTTATTAAGAAGTGCTTTGTTAAGCATCAAATATTTTGACTTTTCGATGAATCCCCTCGATTGGAGTATAGCTATATTCTCAGATAGGGTTTCGCTAAGGCTCGTGTTTATGTTTCACAGTTCTgacttttaaaatattatctcCAGATGAAGACATTTATGATTGAAGATGTGGAAGGAGGAGGCGTTATTCACCTGCAACAGGTTGTTGGCCACGTCGAGGATCCAAAACCCGAGGACGAACACGGCGACGGCGCGGGGCTTCAGGGTCCTGTTTTGGCCGTCGCCGAAGAGGTGGCCGAGGTCTGCGGCGTAGCCGATGAGGAGGACCGCGAGGGCGACGAGGGAGGCGCCGCCGGCGATGAAGGGGCGGCGGCGCCCGAAGCGGGAGGTGCAGCGGTCGCTGTGGTAGCCGGCGACGGGCTGGACGATCATGCCGGAGATGGGCCCGCACAGCCAGATGAAGGCTGCCCACTTGTGGCCGATGCCGAGCAGCTGCACGTACGGCGTCAGCAGCGACAGCTGCAGCGCCCACCCGAACTGCACCCCGGCCGCGATGGCCGCCACCGTGACCATCTTCCTCATGGGGCTGGGACGACGCCCccacggctgctgctgctgctgaggCTGCTCCTCTTTGTTCGCTGCTTCTACCTCCATTGTCTCTTATgattctctatctctctctaaaCCTTTCTTCCTCACTTTCTTTCACTCCCTTTGCGTTGCTTGGCTCTGCTTGCATGGGGGTTGTGGGGTTTTTATAGGGGGGGAGGCAGGGGAGCGGAGAAGGGGTGGAGCCGACCGGCAACCGGCGCCAAACTATTTCACCTTCTGCTCTCTCAGCCTTATCCAGATTGTTATCTTGGCTGTTTTTACTGGGGGGTTTTCGAAATGATGCTCCATTGCAGAAGTCGCGTGTCCGGTCTCACCGAGTACGACGTTGTCTTGACAGGTGTGGAGGTGAGATGAAGCTGCTCTTCCAAGTGTAAGAGGATCGCCATTAATGAAACGACATACTCCCAGTCAAGCTCtctctcacctctctctctctaccaaaaCTCAACCCCGTTAATAACTTCTACTGCTAGTAACATGATATAAAGATAAGGCATACTTCAATGCAGCTCGTCCCTTTCTGCTCAacagaagagggaaaaagacaCAGAGAGGCAAATTTGACCTTGGGATGATTAAATGATCTCCCGTCAGAAGTAGAGAGAGTGAATTAAGTTAAAGTTTATCCGAAAGCTTACGCACATGGCATTAGTAAAAGCTACATTGCACGAAGTTTGTTACACCACGATTGTTTTTTGTCCAACACAAAAATCTCTACAGCTACGTGGGTATTTTGTCATAGATATGTACATTTCTTCATAAGAAACTTCATGAATAACTTGGCAATTTCTTATGGGGGATGGTCAATGCGTGCCTTCACATGCTTATAAGTTATACTTATTGcgcaaaaaatttttttgaaccGGTTACTTAGCGGGTCTCGTTGCGGCGcgctttttgacatttttccttcCTGATTCTAGTCATATTTATAAGCTCTAAACGGCTGCATGAAAAAGGTAGAGATACATAATCACTCGGTATTTGATTTCTCGTGATGCAATTCCACGGGAACGCGCGCGCTAAGAAATCTCAGTACGAATATTGCAGGCAGCTCTAATTTTATCTCGAGCGATTAAGGCCGTCGCCGTGCATAATGTGCGCCGCGCGAGCTCATCGCATCCCAGACTAGATCACGTACGATCGCATACCGAAATTGACCGCAGTAAATACACACGAGGAATCACACGCATCCGATGCatctaaaaatatattttttcttttccttgcggAGCGACAGTAAATATCTGCGGGGAATGGTCATTAAATTCGACATCATCCACAAAGACCTTGGTCGGCCAACTTGACCTTGACGAGGAAAAACGGAGGGTGGTGGGTCGCATCGTCGCGTCAAAAGGGGGAGGAGTTGGTGGCGAGGATTTTCCGCCGGGGGGGTCCTCGGAAAATGTGGGGTTGGCAACAGATGGAGCAGAGGAGAACTGCAACCGCTCTCCGTATCTCTCGCTCGGTTTCATCAGTTCCCGCCGCTCCCCACCCTCATCTTTTGCTGGAGAAAGGAAGCAAAACCGACGCGAGCAGAGCTCGAGGTTGCTTCTTTCCGTGATGTCATGTTTTAGGGTTTGCTAACGTTTTGGTGATGATCATTGATTAGCTTGGCCTTAAGCAAGCTCGGATCTATACTAGATTGGAAAGAATGAACTTTCTATTCGACTCAGAATCGAATCCGTCCGCCGGGGGGGTGTGGGGGTGGTGTGGTTCGCTGAACTTTGATGGATTTTGAGACCGGATTGTCGCATTTCGATTGTCATCACCCGATGGACTGAACACTTCGACATGATTGATTACGGCAGGCAACCTTTAATGGGCCTATTTAGTTATGAAATTAACTTAACACGGTATCgcatttggaacataaattgcCTCTAGTAGTCGTAGCTTTTATATATATCTTTCGAAATAAAATTCTGCATTATATTTTCAACTAAATATATGTATGCTCataaattcaaatattagaTTGACATAAAACAAGCAGActctcgttcttttttttttttttttttttttgggcgggggAGTTCTTTTACAGCACCAATAACTACACGAGGTGTGTccgattttctttttccggttTAAAATGGCTGTCCGAAAATTATTTGCACCTAACCGAAATTAAGTTTTTAAGCAGTaaaaattggcaaaaacaaGACAGGAAAGGATCAAACTTGAACTATTGGTTGCCCCTCTTGCTTAATTTGGTAAATATGGCTGGGCATTCGTCATTATTATCAGAATTACGGCGATTGTTAGCCTAGCGGCACTTAGAAGATAATGTGTTCTCGTGAACCTACAAGCGTTACGTCCGTAGATCCCGCGTACAAATGACATTCCCTCGGCACGAATAAAACAATATAGTCGGgcaatatcttttgaaaaacgcGGGATTCAAACAATGACGAATCGAAAACCAGCAATATCACGTCATGTCACCAAGTCAAAGTATTAATCACCGCATGACATTACTATGACCGTATTTTAGCCGAGCGGCATATAAAACATTAGGTCAAGATCGAGGTCAAGGTCAACCTTGtgcaaatttgttcaatgtggtacCTATTATAACCTAAcgtgcaatgtgatctctatcattgaacattttcatattattcatGGACTAAATAGAACATGCATCAACGTCCATGAGCCATATtcgacaaattaaaagttcaaggatgacGTTGCACATTGAGCTGAAATAGgtatcacattgaacaaatttatagttcggggactacattgcacattgagccaaagttcggGTATTACTTGTGCCATTATCCCTTTCATTATACAATAATAGATGTATAAGGGTTACTCCGCCCTTCCATTATCCAATAATGGTTTCCATACTACATATTCCGGGATACAATTTCCATCAATAATCACCCTATCGAGGGAAAACTTCACCTAGAATCATTAACTTTCTGTACCTGATATGAACTCAAGGAACATGCATGGTACAAACGTTGAAACTaaacaagagaaagagaaaaggagcgACTCTAGCAATGCTTTTCTAGTCCTCTGCTAAATATCAGAATGTGTCTTCCTCCGTCTCAAGGCGAGTGAcataagaaagaggaaaagcagCGAGGGTTTGGCTCATGGGCGGCAAAAACCGACAAGAAGCCACTCCCTCAATTTGTGTTCCGAAACCAACTCAACTCATCCATGGTTGGGTGGTGATAggtcccccccccccctctctcgcTAAAGCCATAACCGCGGCAACATGATCCTCTCTCTTGGTTTGGCAAATAAATTAGCCACTTTGACATAGATtttatcaaaaataaatttgaaatgaaagttgCTAGCCTAATGATATCGTCAGTTATTTCGATCACACATTCTTCCAATCAAtcagtattttatgcaaaacattcggtgatggtgtgtgaGTTTACGATTGGGATTGTATTGCCTTTGACAATAAGTGAAGCATTTCCCATTTGAAAGTTAAcaagttgggaaaaaaaaaaactagaacaaaaaaggaaaaaatataaaaccaAAATCCACCAAGGTCGACGTCACCTTGGCTAGAGGGCGGTGACCGCCTTACCATGGCTGCCACCCACATCATAAATCTAGATCCTATGAAACACCGACATTTTCCGGAGGCTTCCGTGTCGTGTCGTGCCCGAAACTCTCCGACACTTTTCAACATACGACCAACACGTGAGTAGCTATCGAAACACACTAGCAATATGCGAGTCCAACATCAGAACATGCCATTTCGACACTCAtgtggtcaattttaagcattttcaataaattatgggtcaaattttaaatttatcaaaaatatatatacttcgGTCATATACGTagtcaccccaaaattaatatacatagctagcaaaaaaaataataataatcgtgaatttctaatagaagaagaagaaaaatactaccgatatttttatatatacaggACAATTAATATATaacaatatatatttaatatataacttGATCCAACGTGttagaattctctattttttttttataaatgtcgTGTCAAAGTGTCGTATCGTGCCGTATCGGGTACTACTTAGTCTGGATCTACATTGTTTGGGGGTGGTCGGATTGGAGCATTTGCGACATCTAATTCGGGAAACAATCACGATTGCGAAGAGGTGGTCGCCATTCCTCTCAAAGTACGAGGCATGAGAGATTCACGACCATTGCGATGTGTTCTTCGATTATTGTGACATTAAGTCAAGCTATTTGCAAGTAATTTGTGCTGTACTCATCGATTACTTGTAAACTTCTAGTTTAATTTGTTGTCAAACTCAAGCAACTTGAGTTTCTTTTGAGTGAAGCTCGAGGTTGCCAATGGTCAACTCAAGAAGCTACTAAGccttatatttttatcatttctaaacttaatttacataaaacataataatttgaaaattcttaaaaaacatAATATATCCACAAATTTATGAATGCAAGAGGAAAATTTCATCTAAAAAGGGTTGTTATGAACCCATTTTCCCTCCCGTTTGAAATGGTTAGTGCTTGATTACATATGAAATTTGGTTTACTAAAGGACGACTTAGATTTATTAAAATTACACATGGCCTGAAATTACCCCTCCCGTGTTACCACGTCCACCTTCTTATGGATGGAACCATACTTGACAAACGTGAACGAGACAAGTTACATGTtattgaagaaagaaataaaattatgtCAAGAAAATTTGATTGCTCATAAAGATTGAGTAGTAGTTTCTAATTGATTGTTTGATACTTTGATGTGTGATGAAAGATcattatttttagataataccGGTAGCTCTTAACGGGAAAGAGAAATAATGAATGGTGGGTAATCTACTGTGAGAGTAACAGTCCGTTTCTagccaaaaaatttcttcaatGAAACTTTGCAAACTTTTTGGTACTATAAACCTTCTCTTTCGGAAGTAAtctctctgaatttttttttttttgccttgaagTCAACAAACTTGTTATATAGCGAATGCCCAAACGGTTTATACAATGATATTTTCATcctttcattcattcaaaagtTGTAAAAAGCTAGTTTTCTCTTTAAAAATTCTCAACACATATGAAAACACAATGATGCACATCTAATGCAAGTATATACGTTTATCAACCGTTGACCCAACTCTGTTGAATTTTATGTAGCATTCGAATAAAGATTAGGTGTTATCACAAACATTTGGCACATGCTGGATTACTTACTAGTTGGAGTGGCCATATGTACTATTTAATAAGATAAATATATTCGGAATTTATCTACTAGTTATTCAACATGTTCTGCTCTAATTTGATCATTCCGACATGATTGATTCTGGTAGGTTAGCTTTGATGGGCTTATTTAATTGTGAAATTAGCTTAACAGTGGAGACATGAACAAGAATTGCCTCTAGCAGTTGTAGCTcatatcttttgaaataaaacTCCGCATTATATTTcacctatatatatatgtatatatatattcatatatggggtgtgtgtgtgtgtgtgcccTTTTATAGTAGCATATCCATGTGAGGTGTGtttgatttcccttttctgGGTTAAAATGGTTTCGCAAAATTATTTGCATGTGaccaaaaatgaattttgaagcaaaaaaaaaatcgctaaACCGAGACAAAAAGGATCAAACTTGAACTATCGGTTGCCCCTCTTGCTAAATTGGGTAAATGTGGGTGGACATTCACTGTTATTTTCAAGAATAACGGTGACAATAATCGTTAGCTCGGCGGCACTCAAAAGATAATGTGTTTTCATGAACCTACGAGCGTTATGTCCGTAGATATCGCATACATCACGAGGGTGAGAGCACCATTCCCTAGGCACAAACAAGATAATCTAGTCGGTCGtatatttttaaaaacacaATATTCAAACTACGACGAATCGAAAATCAACAATACTGCGTCATGCCACCAAGTCGAAGCATTTATCACCGCATGAAGTCACTTTGGCCGTCTTTTAAGTTGATCGGCGGACAAAACATTAGATCAAGATTGAGGTCATGGTCAGCCCCGTGTCGGAGATTGGCAATCGAGAGTCGTACACCTTCCCCCGTTTTTCATTATCCAACAATGGGTGTGTAAGGATTGCTCTACTCATgcaattaattgattgattatCCTAAAAGTAAAATCCTTTCCGTATTACAAATTTCGAGATGCAATTTCCATCAGCAAATTCAATATTGAGGAAAAAGTTGACATGTAATTATAAACTTTATGTAGAGAACGCCATCAACACCCATAATTTGTAACCAGTGCAACCGCTTATCCGGGTCTTCCATAACAATATTTGAGTGACGGTGAAAATAAGAGCAtaagccacaaattcttgaaggatTGGATCTTCAAAATAACTATTATTTGTCCTTTTATGTAGCCTAGAATAGATTGTTAATCTCACAGTGAATTAAGGACactcacattttctttttttcccttttttttccggtaaaattttagaattctAGTTAGTATGTGAACTCAAGAAACATGCATGGCATATACGTTGAAActaaaaaggagaaagagaaacGGATAAACTCTAGCAAAGCTTTTTCTAGTCGTCTGCTAATATCCAAACGCGTCTTCCCCGGTCTCGTGGCGAGTGAGCTAAGAGAGAAGAAACGCAGCGAAGGTTTGGTTCATGGGCGGCGAAACCGACAGCAAACCCACCCTCAATTTGAGTTCCGAAACCAACGCAGCCATTGTTTGGGCGGTGGTGAGAGCCATAACCGAGCATCCATGGTTGCGTGTTGACAGCCAAAACTCCAACCATGTAGTTTGTGAAGAATCACTATTGAGACGAGGTGGTCGCCATTCCTCTCAAAGTACAAAGCATGAGAGATTCACGGCCATTGCAATGTGCTCTTCGATTACTACGAAATTAAGTCAAGCTATTTACAAGTAATTTGGACTCGACTCATCGGTTACTGGTAAACGTCTAGTCTAATTTGTAGTCGAACTGAAGCTACTTGAGTTTCTTTTGAGTGAAGCTCGAGGTTGCCAATGCTCAACTCTAAGGGGAAATTTGAGCTAAAAAAGATGTTAGGAACccatttttcttcccctttcatAATGGGTAATGCTAGATTACATATGAAAATTAGTTTGCTAAAGgatgagataaatttgttaatattGAACATGGCTTGAAATCAGACCTCACATGTTCAAATCATAACAATTTCATGTCATTGAGAGAGAAACAGAACATGATTAtgttgagaaaatttgattgcCGACAAAGATTGAGCAGTAATTTATAGTTGTTTGATGCTTTGGTATGTTGATGACAATTATTAATCTTAGACAATACGATAGCTCTTAACCAGAAAGAGAAATGATGAAGGGCGAGTAATCTACTGTAAGAGTAACGATCCGTTGTTTCTAGCCATGAATTTCTTCAAGAAAACTCGTAAACATTTTTGTCCGGTTTCCATTTGTTCGTTTTTGTCGATATAAAATCTCTCTTTTGGAAGTAATCTCTCTGAAATTTCTTTCCATTGAAATCTACAGACTTGGattcattgaaaattttcaaaagctAGTTTCCTTTTCAAAAGTTCCCGATACATATGAAAACACACTAAAATCTTTCGGTACACATCCAATGCAAGTATATCTATTTATCAGCCACTGAACCGATGAAAATCTATTGAGGTTTATGTAGTACTCACGTAAAtcgtatgattttttttttttggttcgaggACTTTTCATAAATTAGATGTTATCACAAACATATCCCAAATGGCGGATCACTCACTAAGCGGAGTGACTTTATGTATAATTTAATAAGATAAGACATTCGGAATGTGACTTTATGTATTATTTAATAAGATAATCAATCTTTTCTGATTTGATCATTCCGACGTGATTAATTATAGTAGGCAAGCTTTAGTAGGCCTATTTAGTTGTGACATTGACTTAACAAGTGTGGAACCCGAATAAGAATTGCCCCTAGGAGCCGTAGCTCATATCTTCTAAAAACTATCCATTACATttcatctatatatatatatgtgtgtgtgtgtgtgtatttcaTAAATTCAAATTATTAAACT from Rhodamnia argentea isolate NSW1041297 chromosome 2, ASM2092103v1, whole genome shotgun sequence encodes the following:
- the LOC115755525 gene encoding sucrose transport protein SUC8-like, which produces MEVEAANKEEQPQQQQQPWGRRPSPMRKMVTVAAIAAGVQFGWALQLSLLTPYVQLLGIGHKWAAFIWLCGPISGMIVQPVAGYHSDRCTSRFGRRRPFIAGGASLVALAVLLIGYAADLGHLFGDGQNRTLKPRAVAVFVLGFWILDVANNLLQGPCRALLADLSAGSQKKTRAANALFSFFMAVGNILGYAAGSYPNLHHLLPFTKTAACEVYCANLKTCFLISIALLVSLTALALSTVHDPPLSELRADPASEPAGSERRRGPFLKEIFGALRSMKRPMWTLLIVTCLNWVAWFPFLLFDTDWMGREIYGGTVNEGQLYGMGVRAGALGLMLNSVVAGLTSLAIEHLARGTGGVKRLWGLVNFLLAVCLCLTILVAKLAERQRRFSPDMPGGGSGGSSISEALPPAVRVKVAALVLFAVMGIPLAVTCSVPFALASIFSNTSGTGQGLSLGVLNLAIVMPQMVISVTSGPFDELLGGGNLPAFVVGAIAAAASGVLALTLLPSPLPDVSPPATPENVSAANVENVK